From Capsicum annuum cultivar UCD-10X-F1 unplaced genomic scaffold, UCD10Xv1.1 ctg39349, whole genome shotgun sequence:
GTTagtggtattagtattggtggtattggttgTGGTATTGGTGATatttgtggtgttggtgttgaTGGTGTTAGTATTGGTTGTATTAGTCTTAATGgtgttggtggtagtggtggtggtggtgttagtaGTATTGGTAATAGTAGtaatattggtattggtattgatggTGTTAGTActggtggtgttggtgttagtGATGTTAGTACTAACACCATCAATGATGGTGTTCATATTATTGGTGTTGGTAGTATTGGTGGTGTTGAAGTTGGtattgatggtgttggtggtgttggtatttgtgttggTGATGGTTTTAGtattagtggtgttggtattggtggtgtttgtattatttatgttggTGTTAGTGGTGGTACTGGTACTG
This genomic window contains:
- the LOC124891647 gene encoding uncharacterized PE-PGRS family protein PE_PGRS46-like; translated protein: MVLNGVGGSGGGGVSSIGNSSNIGIGIDGVSTGGVGVSDVSTNTINDGVHIIGVGSIGGVEVGIDGVGGVGICVGDGFSISGVGIGGVCIIYVGVSGGTGTGEGVSGSGG